A genomic segment from Glycine soja cultivar W05 chromosome 18, ASM419377v2, whole genome shotgun sequence encodes:
- the LOC114395798 gene encoding E3 ubiquitin-protein ligase PRT6-like isoform X2 — MLLGCFENIFISCSEDGRLQVSMWVGLYETTIRVIEDIRFVMSHVVVPKYVTNDQQDISRTWMRLLSFVQGMGPQKRETGQHIEDENENVHLPFILGHSIANIHSLLVDGAFSDASKGEMDGEIVWSSSKNDSDDGDNLRHAKVGRRSEESSACNVTSRNSALASRKLHEIKADASSQLPLPLSVSWLIYECLRAIENWLRVENTPGAIPNAPSPNSGAVCDGNFSAFKRTISKFGRGRYTFGRLVSSSEDHGKQCSENNEIDSENTCMRPTFDDNAMEEDFPVESDGPRFLSLPDWPQIAYDVSSQDISVHIPLHRLLSMLLQKAMKRYFCESEGSDVTHVSSANSLPTSYNDFFEQALRGSHPYGFSAYIMEHPLRIRVFCAEVHAGMWRKNGDAALLSCELYRSVRWSEQGLELDLFLLQCCAALAPEDLFVSRILERFGLSNYLCLNVERSSEYEPVLVQEMLTLIIQIVKERRFSGLTTAECLKRELIYKLSIGDATHSQLVKSLPRDLSKFEQLQDILNTVAVYSNPSGFNQGMYSLRWPFWKELDLYHPRWNSKDLQVAEERYMHFCSVSALTTQLPQWTKIHPPLRGIARVATCKVVLHIIRAVLFYAAFTFKSSESCAPDSVLLPALHLLSLSLDICFQQKESSENTCHDVSHLPIIAFSGEIIESSFGEQSLLSLLVLLMEMHRKENVDNFVEAGGCSLYTLIESLLKKFAEIDNRCMTMLQKLAPEVVSYISEYVPTRDSSVSSSASDSEKRKAKARERQAAIMEKMRTQQSKFLASIDSTVDDSSQLGHEGDLDTEQDAEEFDSKQVVCSLCHDHNSKHPISFLILLQKSRLVSSVHRGPPSWAQLCRSDKDHTPIINTKETDTLPMNCNSVSSGSTSSSHLSQFVQNAAKELASCGKPGEALTFLQYVKNKFPALSNFQLPDTYYDEKENTPYTFETLEQGMYFSICAEMHDLLLSSNLMNEDEKVSIAGGSSNLIIDTGSVLLGKYTADLLQEMSEISSVSESASNETASVESTSQHPAYDGFGPTDCDGVHLSSCGHAVHQACLDRYLSSLKERSVRRIVFEGGHIVDPDQGEFLCPVCRRLANCVLPTLPGELQKPFKQSTILSTDSINTAPPLAELSELTYSLRLHLGLKLLQSAANAVGKDKFLNAIPLHHIDRTRTNLENFIRWLSKMYSPCKEEKLSRFSRLNHSMLMWDTLKYSLTSMEIAARCGKTSLTPNFALSALYEELKSSSGFILSLMLKLVQKTRSNNSLHVLQRFRGVQLFAESICSDVSLNYTNNESGTGDMLSILKHIDMDLSNTYISFWSQASDPVLFHDPFSTLMWVLFCLPHPFLSCEESLLSLVHVFYIVAVTQAIILYYEKSKDKPSRESALSDCLITDIYNVMDESGYTQQYFVSNYFDPNGDIKNAIRRFTFPYLRRCALLWKILYSSIPAPFCDEENILDRSWIAPKDTMDRANIEIFEVTKIQELEKMFKIPSLDVVLKDELSRSTVSIWCHHFCKEFDLRRIQQNMHVTPAVPFELMRLPNVYQDLLQRCIKQRCPDCKSVLDEPALCLLCGRLCCPIWKSCCRENGCQTHAVGCGAGTGVFLLIRRTTILLLRSARQAPWPSPYLDDFGEEDFEMNRGKPLYLNEERYAALTYMVASHGLDRSSRVLGRTTIGSFFLV; from the exons ATGCTGTTGGGAtgctttgaaaatattttcatttcttgttcTGAAGATGGACGCTTACAG GTTTCCATGTGGGTAGGTTTATATGAGACAACAATACGTGTTATTGAAGATATTCGATTTGTTATGAGCCATGTGGTAGTGCCCAAATATGTAACTAATGACCAGCAAGATATCTCAAGAACATGGATGAGACTTCTTTCCTTTGTACAAGGGATGGGCCCTCAAAAGAGAGAAACAGGTCAACATATAGaagatgaaaatgagaatgtcCATTTGCCTTTTATTTTAGGGCATTCTATTGCCAATATTCACTCTCTATTGGTGGATGGGGCATTTTCTGATGCTAGCAAGGGAGAAATGGATGGAGAAATTGTTTGGAGCTCTAGTAAGAATGATTCAGATGATGGAGATAATCTAAGGCATGCAAAGGTAGGACGGAGATCTGAGGAAAGCTCTGCATGTAATGTGACCAGTAGGAATAGTGCCTTAGCTTCTAGAAAGCTTCATGAGATAAAAGCCGATGCCTCTTCTCAGCTGCCTCTTCCACTTTCTGTCTCTTGGTTGATATACGAGTGTTTAAGGGCTATTGAGAATTGGTTGAGAGTCGAGAATACCCCTGGTGCAATTCCTAATGCACCATCTCCGAACAGTGGTGCTGTCTGTGATGGCAATTTTTCAGCATTTAAGAGAACAATATCCAAGTTTGGAAGGGGTAGATATACATTTGGTAGGCTTGTAAGTTCTAGTGAAGATCATGGTAAGCAGTGTtctgaaaataatgaaattgatTCAGAAAATACCTGTATGCGTCCCACGTTTGATGATAATGCCATGGAAGAAGATTTCCCCGTGGAATCAGATGGTCCGCGTTTTTTGTCATTGCCTGATTGGCCACAAATAGCCTATGATGTTAGTTCACAAGATATATCTGTACACATTCCATTACATAGATTGCTTTCCATGCTGTTACAGAAGGCAatgaaaagatatttttgtgaaTCTGAAGGGTCAGATGTGACTCATGTTTCTTCAGCTAATTCATTGCCGACTAGCTACAATGACTTCTTTGAACAAGCTTTACGAGGAAGTCATCCATATGGTTTCTCTGCCTATATAATGGAGCACCCATTGAGGATTAGGGTCTTTTGTGCCGAAGTCCATGCTGGAATGTGGCGTAAAAATGGAGATGCTGCTTTATTATCTTGTGAATTGTATAGATCAGTACGCTG GTCTGAACAAGGTCTGGAGCTTGATCTATTTCTTCTTCAGTGTTGTGCTGCACTAGCTCCAGAGGATCTATTTGTCAGTAGAATTCTGGAGCGCTTCGGGCTGTCAAACTACTTATGTCTAAATGTTGAACGGTCTAGCGA ATATGAACCTGTTTTAGTCCAGGAAATGCTTACTCTTATTATTCAGATAGTAAAAGAACGACGCTTTAGTGGGCTAACTACTGCTGAATGTTTGAAAAGAGAACTAATTTATAAGTTATCCATTGGTGATGCCACTCATAGTCAATTGGTTAAGTCTCTTCCTCGTGATCTCTCCAAGTTTGAACAACTTCAAGACATCTTGAATACAGTTGCTGTTTATTCTAATCCATCTGGATTTAATCAG GGTATGTATTCTCTGCGATGGCCATTTTGGAAAGAATTGGATTTGTATCATCCACGTTGGAATTCAAAGGATTTACAAGTTGCTGAAGAAAGATACATGCACTTCTGCAGTGTCTCTGCACTAACCACCCAATTGCCCCAGTGGACCAAAATTCATCCTCCTTTAAGGGGGATAGCCAGAGTAGCCACTTGCAAAGTTGTTCTACATATTATCCGTGCTGTGCTATTTTATGCTGCTTTCACTTTTAAATCATCTGAATCTTGTGCTCCTGATAGCGTTCTTCTACCTGCTCTACATTTACTGTCATTATCATTAGATATCTGTTTTCAGCAGAAAGAATCTAGTGAGAATACATGCCACGATGTGTCTCATCTTCCAATAATAGCCTTCTCTGGAGAAATAATTGAGAGTTCTTTCGGTGAACAAAGCTTGTTGTCACTTCTTGTTTTACTGATGGAAATGCACAGGAAGGAAAATGTCGACAACTTTGTGGAAGCAGGTGGTTGTAGTCTATATACTCTGATTGAAAGCTTACTGAAGAAATTTGCTGAGATTGACAACAGATGCATGACTATGTTGCAAAAACTTGCCCCTGAAGTGGTCAGTTATATTTCTGAATATGTTCCGACTAGAGACTCAAGTGTCTCATCGTCGGCTTCTGATAGTGAGAAACGCAAAGCAAAAGCTCGAGAGAGGCAGGCTGCAATAATG GAAAAAATGAGAACCCAGCAGTCTAAATTCTTGGCCAGCATTGATTCCACTGTTGATGATAGTTCACAACTTGGTCATGAAGGTGACTTAGACACTGAGCAAGATGCAGAAGAATTCGATTCTAAACAAGTTGTTTGCTCCCTTTGTCATGACCATAATTCAAAACATCCTATCTCTTTTTTGATTCTTCTTCAG AAATCTAGGCTTGTGAGTTCCGTTCACCGGGGTCCTCCATCGTGGGCCCAACTTTGTCGATCAGATAAAGATCACACACCTATCATTAACACCAAGGAGACGGATACATTGCCTATGAACTGTAATTCAGTTAGTTCAGGATCAACTTCATCTTCCCACTTAAGTCAATTTGTTCAGAATGCTGCGAAAGAATTAGCTTCTTGTGGGAAACCTGGGGAAGCTCTTACTTTTCTGCAATATGTCAAGAATAAGTTCCCAGCTTTGTCAAATTTTCAGCTCCCAGACACATATtatgatgaaaaagaaaatacaccATATACTTTTGAGACTTTAGAACAGGGTATGTACTTCTCCATTTGTGCTGAAATGCATGATCTTCTGTTATCTTCGAATTTGATGAATGAGGATGAGAAAGTTTCAATTGCTGGAGGGAGTTCAAATCTTATAATAGACACTGGATCTGTATTGCTTGGGAAATATACCGCCGATCTTCTGCAAGAGATGTCAGAAATTTCTTCTGTGTCTGAAAGTGCTTCTAATGAGACTGCTTCTGTAGAATCAACATCACAGCATCCAGCATATGATGGATTTGGCCCTACAGATTGCGATGGAGTTCATCTTTCTTCCTGTGGGCATGCAGTACATCAAGCGTGTCTTGATAGATATTTATCTTCATTAAAGGAAAG ATCTGTCAGAAGAATTGTTTTTGAAGGAGGACATATTGTTGACCCAGATCAG GGAGAGTTTCTCTGCCCAGTGTGCCGCAGACTTGCAAATTGTGTCTTGCCAACTTTACCTGGAGAATTACAGAAGCCTTTTAAGCAGTCTACCATCTTGAGTACTGATTCAATAAATACTGCACCCCCCTTAGCTGAATTGAGTGAATTGACTTATTCACTTCGCCTCCACCTAGGCTTAAAGCTTCTGCAATCTGCTGCCAATGCAGTTGGGAAGGATAAATTTCTAAATGCTATTCCTTTGCATCACATTGATAGAACTAGAACAAATCTTGAAAACTTCATACGGTGGCTTTCTAAAATGTATTCCCCTTGCAAAGAAGAGAAGCTATCAAGATTTTCCAGACTAAACCACTCAATGCTAATGTGGGACACTCTCAAGTACTCTTTGACATCAATGGAGATTGCTGCCCGGTGTGGAAAGACTTCTTTAACTCCAAACTTTGCTCTTAGTGCATTGTATGAAGAACTCAAATCTTCAAGTGGCTTTATCTTATCCCTGATGCTGAAACTTGTTCAAAAGACACGAAGTAATAATTCTCTTCATGTGCTACAAAGATTTAGAGGTGTTCAACTCTTTGCAGAATCAATTTGTTCTGATGTTTCCCTGAATTACACAAATAATGAGTCTGGGACAG GTGATATGTTAAGTATCTTAAAGCATATTGATATGGACCTGTCAAACACCTACATTAGCTTTTGGAGTCAGGCTTCAGATCCTGTACTTTTCCATGACCCTTTCTCAACATTGATGTGGGTTCTCTTTTGTCTACCACACCCGTTTTTGTCATGTGAAGAATCCTTGTTATCCCTAGTGCATGTTTTCTATATAGTAGCTGTAACCCAG GctataattttgtattatgaGAAATCTAAGGATAAACCATCAAGGGAATCAGCTCTTTCAGATTGTCTGATTACCGACATATATAACGTGATGGATGAGTCTGGATATACCCAGCAGTACTTTGTGTCAAATTATTTTGACCCTAATGGTGATATTAAAAATGCTATTCGGAGGTTTACTTTTCCTTATTTGAGAAGATGTGCATTGTTGTGGAAGATACTCTATTCTTCTATCCCTGCACCATTCTGTGATGAGGAAAATATATTGGATAGATCATGGATTGCCCCAAAGGACACAATGGACAGGGCCAATATTGAGATATTTGAGGTCACTAAAATTCAAGAGCTCgagaaaatgtttaaaattccCTCTCTTGATGTGGTTCTCAAGGATGAACTTTCAAGATCTACAGTCTCTATTTGGTGTCATCATTTTTGCAAGGAATTTGACTTGCGCAGAATTCAGCAAAATATGCATGTAACACCTGCTGTTCCATTTGAGTTAATGAGATTGCCCAATGTTTATCAGGATCTTTTGCAGAg
- the LOC114395798 gene encoding E3 ubiquitin-protein ligase PRT6-like isoform X1: MADNMEIDIPSDSQPLKPRDRVVRRLAQFGVPEEQLDQPGLVAFVKDKRALIPELVSVILPTDAEVADAWEAKFSSKKTAVGVIMKKRFNESMVWLQWLMFEGDPGGALRRLSKMSVGQRGVCGSVWGNSDIAYRCRTCEHDPTCAICVPCFENGNHKGHDYFVIYTGGGCCDCGDVTAWKREGFCLMHKGAEQIQPLPEEFANSVDPVLGSLFNCWKVKLTLASESVTEKKHVANELTYAVVDMLLEFCKHSESLLSFVARLLFSSNGLIYMLVRAERFLTEVVVNKLHELLLKLLGEPKFKYDFAKVFITYYPTVINEATKKNNDSCLTKYPLLPTFSVQILTVPTLTPRLVKEINLLTMLLGCFENIFISCSEDGRLQVSMWVGLYETTIRVIEDIRFVMSHVVVPKYVTNDQQDISRTWMRLLSFVQGMGPQKRETGQHIEDENENVHLPFILGHSIANIHSLLVDGAFSDASKGEMDGEIVWSSSKNDSDDGDNLRHAKVGRRSEESSACNVTSRNSALASRKLHEIKADASSQLPLPLSVSWLIYECLRAIENWLRVENTPGAIPNAPSPNSGAVCDGNFSAFKRTISKFGRGRYTFGRLVSSSEDHGKQCSENNEIDSENTCMRPTFDDNAMEEDFPVESDGPRFLSLPDWPQIAYDVSSQDISVHIPLHRLLSMLLQKAMKRYFCESEGSDVTHVSSANSLPTSYNDFFEQALRGSHPYGFSAYIMEHPLRIRVFCAEVHAGMWRKNGDAALLSCELYRSVRWSEQGLELDLFLLQCCAALAPEDLFVSRILERFGLSNYLCLNVERSSEYEPVLVQEMLTLIIQIVKERRFSGLTTAECLKRELIYKLSIGDATHSQLVKSLPRDLSKFEQLQDILNTVAVYSNPSGFNQGMYSLRWPFWKELDLYHPRWNSKDLQVAEERYMHFCSVSALTTQLPQWTKIHPPLRGIARVATCKVVLHIIRAVLFYAAFTFKSSESCAPDSVLLPALHLLSLSLDICFQQKESSENTCHDVSHLPIIAFSGEIIESSFGEQSLLSLLVLLMEMHRKENVDNFVEAGGCSLYTLIESLLKKFAEIDNRCMTMLQKLAPEVVSYISEYVPTRDSSVSSSASDSEKRKAKARERQAAIMEKMRTQQSKFLASIDSTVDDSSQLGHEGDLDTEQDAEEFDSKQVVCSLCHDHNSKHPISFLILLQKSRLVSSVHRGPPSWAQLCRSDKDHTPIINTKETDTLPMNCNSVSSGSTSSSHLSQFVQNAAKELASCGKPGEALTFLQYVKNKFPALSNFQLPDTYYDEKENTPYTFETLEQGMYFSICAEMHDLLLSSNLMNEDEKVSIAGGSSNLIIDTGSVLLGKYTADLLQEMSEISSVSESASNETASVESTSQHPAYDGFGPTDCDGVHLSSCGHAVHQACLDRYLSSLKERSVRRIVFEGGHIVDPDQGEFLCPVCRRLANCVLPTLPGELQKPFKQSTILSTDSINTAPPLAELSELTYSLRLHLGLKLLQSAANAVGKDKFLNAIPLHHIDRTRTNLENFIRWLSKMYSPCKEEKLSRFSRLNHSMLMWDTLKYSLTSMEIAARCGKTSLTPNFALSALYEELKSSSGFILSLMLKLVQKTRSNNSLHVLQRFRGVQLFAESICSDVSLNYTNNESGTGDMLSILKHIDMDLSNTYISFWSQASDPVLFHDPFSTLMWVLFCLPHPFLSCEESLLSLVHVFYIVAVTQAIILYYEKSKDKPSRESALSDCLITDIYNVMDESGYTQQYFVSNYFDPNGDIKNAIRRFTFPYLRRCALLWKILYSSIPAPFCDEENILDRSWIAPKDTMDRANIEIFEVTKIQELEKMFKIPSLDVVLKDELSRSTVSIWCHHFCKEFDLRRIQQNMHVTPAVPFELMRLPNVYQDLLQRCIKQRCPDCKSVLDEPALCLLCGRLCCPIWKSCCRENGCQTHAVGCGAGTGVFLLIRRTTILLLRSARQAPWPSPYLDDFGEEDFEMNRGKPLYLNEERYAALTYMVASHGLDRSSRVLGRTTIGSFFLV, translated from the exons ATGGCCGATAACATGGAAATCGATATTCCCTCCGATTCCCAGCCGCTCAAGCCTCGCGATCGAGTTGTTCGG AGGCTTGCCCAGTTTGGTGTTCCTGAGGAGCAGCTCGACCAACCTGGTTTGGTTGCTTTTGTTAAGGATAAGAGGGCGTTGATACCTGAGCTGGTGTCTGTGATATTGCCTACTGATGCGGAAGTGGCAGATGCATGGGAAGCTAAATTTTCTTCTAAGAAGACGGCGGTGGGTGTGATCATGAAGAAGAGGTTTAACGAGAGCATGGTGTGGTTGCAGTGGTTGATGTTTGAGGGTGACCCGGGTGGTGCACTGAGAAGGCTTTCCAAGATGTCTGTTGGGCAGAGGGGTGTCTGTGGGTCTGTTTGGGGCAACAGTGATATTGCTTACAGGTGTAGGACATGTGAGCATGACCCAACGTGCGCAATCTGTGTTCCTTGTTTCGAGAATGGGAATCACAAGGGCCATGATTACTTTGTTATATACACGGGCGGCGGTTGCTGTGATTGTGGGGATGTAACCGCATGGAAGCGTGAGGGATTCTGCTTGATGCATAAGGGTGCTGAGCAGATACAACCGCTTCCGGAAGAATTTGCAAACTCCGTTGATCCTGTGCTTGGTTCCCTTTTCAATTGTTGGAAAGTCAAGCTAACATTGGCGAGTGAGTCAGTTACTGAAAAAAAGCATGTAGCAAATGAGCTAACTTATGCCGTGGTTGATATGCTTCTAGAATTTTGCAAGCATAGTGAGAGTTTGCTCAGTTTTGTTGCTAGGTTGTTGTTTTCTTCTAATGGTTTAATTTACATGCTGGTGAGAGCTGAGAGGTTCTTAACTGAGGTTGTTGTAAATAAACTCCATGAGCTACTCCTGAAATTGTTAGGAGAACCAAAATTTAAGTATGATTTTGCTAAAGTTTTTATCACTTACTATCCAACTGTCATAAATGAGgccacaaaaaaaaacaatgactcTTGTCTAACGAAGTACCCGCTACTACCCACGTTCTCTGTGCAGATACTTACTGTGCCCACTCTTACCCCACGTCTTGTGAAGGAAATCAACCTACTTACCATGCTGTTGGGAtgctttgaaaatattttcatttcttgttcTGAAGATGGACGCTTACAG GTTTCCATGTGGGTAGGTTTATATGAGACAACAATACGTGTTATTGAAGATATTCGATTTGTTATGAGCCATGTGGTAGTGCCCAAATATGTAACTAATGACCAGCAAGATATCTCAAGAACATGGATGAGACTTCTTTCCTTTGTACAAGGGATGGGCCCTCAAAAGAGAGAAACAGGTCAACATATAGaagatgaaaatgagaatgtcCATTTGCCTTTTATTTTAGGGCATTCTATTGCCAATATTCACTCTCTATTGGTGGATGGGGCATTTTCTGATGCTAGCAAGGGAGAAATGGATGGAGAAATTGTTTGGAGCTCTAGTAAGAATGATTCAGATGATGGAGATAATCTAAGGCATGCAAAGGTAGGACGGAGATCTGAGGAAAGCTCTGCATGTAATGTGACCAGTAGGAATAGTGCCTTAGCTTCTAGAAAGCTTCATGAGATAAAAGCCGATGCCTCTTCTCAGCTGCCTCTTCCACTTTCTGTCTCTTGGTTGATATACGAGTGTTTAAGGGCTATTGAGAATTGGTTGAGAGTCGAGAATACCCCTGGTGCAATTCCTAATGCACCATCTCCGAACAGTGGTGCTGTCTGTGATGGCAATTTTTCAGCATTTAAGAGAACAATATCCAAGTTTGGAAGGGGTAGATATACATTTGGTAGGCTTGTAAGTTCTAGTGAAGATCATGGTAAGCAGTGTtctgaaaataatgaaattgatTCAGAAAATACCTGTATGCGTCCCACGTTTGATGATAATGCCATGGAAGAAGATTTCCCCGTGGAATCAGATGGTCCGCGTTTTTTGTCATTGCCTGATTGGCCACAAATAGCCTATGATGTTAGTTCACAAGATATATCTGTACACATTCCATTACATAGATTGCTTTCCATGCTGTTACAGAAGGCAatgaaaagatatttttgtgaaTCTGAAGGGTCAGATGTGACTCATGTTTCTTCAGCTAATTCATTGCCGACTAGCTACAATGACTTCTTTGAACAAGCTTTACGAGGAAGTCATCCATATGGTTTCTCTGCCTATATAATGGAGCACCCATTGAGGATTAGGGTCTTTTGTGCCGAAGTCCATGCTGGAATGTGGCGTAAAAATGGAGATGCTGCTTTATTATCTTGTGAATTGTATAGATCAGTACGCTG GTCTGAACAAGGTCTGGAGCTTGATCTATTTCTTCTTCAGTGTTGTGCTGCACTAGCTCCAGAGGATCTATTTGTCAGTAGAATTCTGGAGCGCTTCGGGCTGTCAAACTACTTATGTCTAAATGTTGAACGGTCTAGCGA ATATGAACCTGTTTTAGTCCAGGAAATGCTTACTCTTATTATTCAGATAGTAAAAGAACGACGCTTTAGTGGGCTAACTACTGCTGAATGTTTGAAAAGAGAACTAATTTATAAGTTATCCATTGGTGATGCCACTCATAGTCAATTGGTTAAGTCTCTTCCTCGTGATCTCTCCAAGTTTGAACAACTTCAAGACATCTTGAATACAGTTGCTGTTTATTCTAATCCATCTGGATTTAATCAG GGTATGTATTCTCTGCGATGGCCATTTTGGAAAGAATTGGATTTGTATCATCCACGTTGGAATTCAAAGGATTTACAAGTTGCTGAAGAAAGATACATGCACTTCTGCAGTGTCTCTGCACTAACCACCCAATTGCCCCAGTGGACCAAAATTCATCCTCCTTTAAGGGGGATAGCCAGAGTAGCCACTTGCAAAGTTGTTCTACATATTATCCGTGCTGTGCTATTTTATGCTGCTTTCACTTTTAAATCATCTGAATCTTGTGCTCCTGATAGCGTTCTTCTACCTGCTCTACATTTACTGTCATTATCATTAGATATCTGTTTTCAGCAGAAAGAATCTAGTGAGAATACATGCCACGATGTGTCTCATCTTCCAATAATAGCCTTCTCTGGAGAAATAATTGAGAGTTCTTTCGGTGAACAAAGCTTGTTGTCACTTCTTGTTTTACTGATGGAAATGCACAGGAAGGAAAATGTCGACAACTTTGTGGAAGCAGGTGGTTGTAGTCTATATACTCTGATTGAAAGCTTACTGAAGAAATTTGCTGAGATTGACAACAGATGCATGACTATGTTGCAAAAACTTGCCCCTGAAGTGGTCAGTTATATTTCTGAATATGTTCCGACTAGAGACTCAAGTGTCTCATCGTCGGCTTCTGATAGTGAGAAACGCAAAGCAAAAGCTCGAGAGAGGCAGGCTGCAATAATG GAAAAAATGAGAACCCAGCAGTCTAAATTCTTGGCCAGCATTGATTCCACTGTTGATGATAGTTCACAACTTGGTCATGAAGGTGACTTAGACACTGAGCAAGATGCAGAAGAATTCGATTCTAAACAAGTTGTTTGCTCCCTTTGTCATGACCATAATTCAAAACATCCTATCTCTTTTTTGATTCTTCTTCAG AAATCTAGGCTTGTGAGTTCCGTTCACCGGGGTCCTCCATCGTGGGCCCAACTTTGTCGATCAGATAAAGATCACACACCTATCATTAACACCAAGGAGACGGATACATTGCCTATGAACTGTAATTCAGTTAGTTCAGGATCAACTTCATCTTCCCACTTAAGTCAATTTGTTCAGAATGCTGCGAAAGAATTAGCTTCTTGTGGGAAACCTGGGGAAGCTCTTACTTTTCTGCAATATGTCAAGAATAAGTTCCCAGCTTTGTCAAATTTTCAGCTCCCAGACACATATtatgatgaaaaagaaaatacaccATATACTTTTGAGACTTTAGAACAGGGTATGTACTTCTCCATTTGTGCTGAAATGCATGATCTTCTGTTATCTTCGAATTTGATGAATGAGGATGAGAAAGTTTCAATTGCTGGAGGGAGTTCAAATCTTATAATAGACACTGGATCTGTATTGCTTGGGAAATATACCGCCGATCTTCTGCAAGAGATGTCAGAAATTTCTTCTGTGTCTGAAAGTGCTTCTAATGAGACTGCTTCTGTAGAATCAACATCACAGCATCCAGCATATGATGGATTTGGCCCTACAGATTGCGATGGAGTTCATCTTTCTTCCTGTGGGCATGCAGTACATCAAGCGTGTCTTGATAGATATTTATCTTCATTAAAGGAAAG ATCTGTCAGAAGAATTGTTTTTGAAGGAGGACATATTGTTGACCCAGATCAG GGAGAGTTTCTCTGCCCAGTGTGCCGCAGACTTGCAAATTGTGTCTTGCCAACTTTACCTGGAGAATTACAGAAGCCTTTTAAGCAGTCTACCATCTTGAGTACTGATTCAATAAATACTGCACCCCCCTTAGCTGAATTGAGTGAATTGACTTATTCACTTCGCCTCCACCTAGGCTTAAAGCTTCTGCAATCTGCTGCCAATGCAGTTGGGAAGGATAAATTTCTAAATGCTATTCCTTTGCATCACATTGATAGAACTAGAACAAATCTTGAAAACTTCATACGGTGGCTTTCTAAAATGTATTCCCCTTGCAAAGAAGAGAAGCTATCAAGATTTTCCAGACTAAACCACTCAATGCTAATGTGGGACACTCTCAAGTACTCTTTGACATCAATGGAGATTGCTGCCCGGTGTGGAAAGACTTCTTTAACTCCAAACTTTGCTCTTAGTGCATTGTATGAAGAACTCAAATCTTCAAGTGGCTTTATCTTATCCCTGATGCTGAAACTTGTTCAAAAGACACGAAGTAATAATTCTCTTCATGTGCTACAAAGATTTAGAGGTGTTCAACTCTTTGCAGAATCAATTTGTTCTGATGTTTCCCTGAATTACACAAATAATGAGTCTGGGACAG GTGATATGTTAAGTATCTTAAAGCATATTGATATGGACCTGTCAAACACCTACATTAGCTTTTGGAGTCAGGCTTCAGATCCTGTACTTTTCCATGACCCTTTCTCAACATTGATGTGGGTTCTCTTTTGTCTACCACACCCGTTTTTGTCATGTGAAGAATCCTTGTTATCCCTAGTGCATGTTTTCTATATAGTAGCTGTAACCCAG GctataattttgtattatgaGAAATCTAAGGATAAACCATCAAGGGAATCAGCTCTTTCAGATTGTCTGATTACCGACATATATAACGTGATGGATGAGTCTGGATATACCCAGCAGTACTTTGTGTCAAATTATTTTGACCCTAATGGTGATATTAAAAATGCTATTCGGAGGTTTACTTTTCCTTATTTGAGAAGATGTGCATTGTTGTGGAAGATACTCTATTCTTCTATCCCTGCACCATTCTGTGATGAGGAAAATATATTGGATAGATCATGGATTGCCCCAAAGGACACAATGGACAGGGCCAATATTGAGATATTTGAGGTCACTAAAATTCAAGAGCTCgagaaaatgtttaaaattccCTCTCTTGATGTGGTTCTCAAGGATGAACTTTCAAGATCTACAGTCTCTATTTGGTGTCATCATTTTTGCAAGGAATTTGACTTGCGCAGAATTCAGCAAAATATGCATGTAACACCTGCTGTTCCATTTGAGTTAATGAGATTGCCCAATGTTTATCAGGATCTTTTGCAGAg